The following coding sequences are from one Lysobacterales bacterium window:
- the ccoS gene encoding cbb3-type cytochrome oxidase assembly protein CcoS, with protein MNALLILIPVSLVLLGIAVWAFFWAVDRGQFDDLDTPALRILEDDRPASSVPDDAAGADEDGGDPDRPR; from the coding sequence GTGAACGCCCTGCTGATCCTCATCCCGGTCAGCCTGGTGCTGCTGGGGATCGCGGTCTGGGCCTTCTTCTGGGCGGTCGACCGCGGCCAGTTCGACGACCTCGACACGCCGGCCCTGCGCATCCTCGAGGACGACCGTCCAGCATCGTCGGTGCCCGATGACGCCGCAGGCGCCGACGAGGACGGCGGCGACCCGGACCGGCCGCGCTGA
- a CDS encoding 4Fe-4S binding protein, with the protein MSGSIDIRVERGESLYQSEGKVYPRETDGRFQRLRIAAVIWLLGMFYVFPWLSFDGRQAVLFDLPARKFYIFGLVFWPQDFIFLALLLIMAGLSLFFFTALAGRLWCGFACPQTVWTEVFIRIERWIEGDRRERMRLDAAPWSLDKLRRKFAKHGLWLVLALWTGFTFVGFFTPIRELGARLVPFQWGGWETFWVLFYALATWGNAGFLREQVCKYMCPYARFQSAMFDRNTLVIAYDPLRGEPRGARKRGLASVLERARGLLPLAPAQAAVVRAARQEAQRGGVRVTTGLLDLPDEGAPVVAAPEDLGDCIDCTICVQVCPTGIDIRNGLQYECIACAACVDACDGVMDKLGYPRGLVRFTTQNAVDGKDSRVLRPRIAVYATLLLALLVAWAWGISQRSPLLLDVLRDRNALYRVLGDGGTENAYTLKISNKDTVDRLVRISIDAPDGVTMAGAPVERTLAPEATLELPVTLRAPAALRGRHDVTVVVTRLDEPPVVVRHETAFFAPQ; encoded by the coding sequence ATGTCCGGATCGATCGACATCCGCGTCGAGCGCGGCGAATCGCTCTACCAGTCGGAGGGCAAGGTCTACCCGCGGGAGACCGATGGCCGCTTCCAGCGTCTGCGCATCGCCGCGGTGATCTGGCTGCTGGGCATGTTCTACGTGTTCCCCTGGCTGTCCTTCGACGGCCGCCAGGCCGTGCTGTTCGACCTGCCGGCGCGCAAGTTCTACATCTTCGGCCTGGTGTTCTGGCCGCAGGATTTCATCTTCCTGGCCCTGCTGCTGATCATGGCCGGGCTCAGCCTGTTCTTCTTCACGGCCCTGGCCGGCCGGCTGTGGTGCGGGTTCGCCTGTCCGCAGACGGTCTGGACCGAGGTGTTCATCCGCATCGAGCGCTGGATCGAGGGCGACCGCCGCGAACGCATGCGCCTGGATGCCGCGCCCTGGAGCCTGGACAAGCTCCGCCGCAAGTTCGCCAAGCACGGCCTGTGGCTGGTGCTGGCCCTGTGGACCGGCTTCACCTTCGTCGGCTTCTTCACGCCGATTCGCGAGCTGGGCGCGCGCCTGGTTCCCTTTCAGTGGGGCGGCTGGGAGACCTTCTGGGTGCTGTTCTACGCGCTGGCGACCTGGGGCAACGCCGGCTTCCTGCGCGAGCAGGTCTGCAAGTACATGTGCCCCTACGCGCGCTTCCAGAGCGCGATGTTCGACCGCAACACGCTGGTGATCGCCTACGACCCGCTGCGCGGCGAACCGCGCGGCGCCCGCAAGCGCGGCCTGGCCAGCGTGCTCGAGCGCGCCCGTGGCCTGCTGCCGCTGGCGCCGGCGCAGGCCGCGGTGGTCCGCGCCGCACGCCAGGAAGCGCAGCGCGGCGGCGTGCGCGTCACCACCGGCCTGCTCGACCTGCCGGACGAGGGCGCGCCGGTGGTGGCCGCACCGGAAGACCTCGGCGACTGCATCGACTGCACCATCTGCGTGCAGGTCTGCCCGACCGGCATCGACATCCGCAACGGCCTGCAGTACGAGTGCATCGCCTGCGCGGCCTGCGTCGACGCCTGCGACGGCGTGATGGACAAGCTGGGCTATCCACGCGGACTGGTGCGCTTCACGACCCAGAACGCCGTCGACGGCAAGGACAGCCGCGTACTGCGGCCGCGGATCGCCGTCTATGCGACACTGCTGCTCGCCCTGCTGGTCGCCTGGGCCTGGGGCATCAGCCAGCGCTCGCCCCTGCTGCTCGACGTGCTGCGCGACCGCAACGCCCTGTACCGGGTGCTGGGCGACGGCGGCACAGAGAACGCCTACACCCTGAAGATCTCCAACAAGGACACCGTCGACCGCCTCGTGCGCATCAGCATCGACGCACCGGACGGGGTGACCATGGCAGGCGCGCCGGTCGAGCGCACCCTGGCGCCCGAGGCCACCCTCGAACTGCCGGTCACGCTGCGCGCCCCGGCCGCGCTGCGCGGCCGGCACGACGTCACCGTGGTGGTCACCCGCCTGGACGAGCCGCCCGTGGTGGTCCGGCACGAAACCGCTTTCTTCGCACCGCAATGA
- the cadA gene encoding cadmium-translocating P-type ATPase yields the protein MAAGTCFHCGEPLAAEAVTAQVAGAAQAFCCHGCSAAACWIGEAGLADYYTLRTAAGLRADPELPDHAAWDREDVLAGHSLVDGEGRRITVVVEGIRCAACAWLIGRALSGLPGVLEAEANAVTGRLQLHWDPKRTPLSTVLDRLAALGYRPHLATGEATEQARRAERRDLLKRLAVAGIGTLQAMMFAEALYLDFHRTMPEATRDALRWLTMAVSAPVVFYAGRPFLAGMANELRLRRFGMDTLIATSVLLAWLASVVETVRGGPHVWYDAAVMFVLFLLVARYLERMARQRAQSTVDALARARPALAWREGSGGGVAQVPLHALAAGDTVQVRAGEVVPADGVLLGAAAELDEALLTGESRPVLRAAGDTVLAGSLAVAQGLRMRVTGTGEDTVLSDLLRLVERAQAQRPRAARLADAVAGRFVLGLIACAVAIAAVWWRIEPERAFEVTLAMLIISCPCALSLAIPAALAAAHARLAGIGVLVLRADALDVLARVDTVLLDKTGTLSTGQFRLAAVEPCADLDAAQALAIAAALERHSPHPIASAFAGIEAPAANAVRVIAGAGIEGEVDGQAWRLGRAGFAAEGMPASDADETGVWLGDGRRLVARFRLGDRLRDDAAEACARLRAQGLALELASGDAPDAVAAAARSLAIPVHAARQQPQDKLARVRDLQAQGRVVAMLGDGVNDAPVLAGADVSVALASGAPSAHRAADVVLMGGNLVRLPQTLAVARSTRRVVRQNLAWALAYNLVALPVAALGLVTPWLAALGMALSSLLVTGNALRLAGSGSARAPEGAPARGAAPTPRPAPGLSG from the coding sequence ATGGCCGCCGGCACCTGCTTCCATTGCGGCGAGCCGCTTGCCGCGGAAGCGGTCACGGCGCAGGTGGCCGGCGCGGCACAGGCGTTCTGCTGTCATGGCTGCAGCGCCGCCGCCTGCTGGATCGGCGAAGCCGGACTGGCCGACTACTACACGCTGCGCACCGCCGCAGGGCTACGCGCCGATCCCGAGTTGCCGGACCACGCCGCATGGGACCGCGAAGACGTGCTGGCCGGCCACAGCCTGGTCGACGGCGAGGGGCGCCGCATCACCGTCGTCGTCGAGGGCATCCGCTGCGCGGCCTGCGCCTGGCTGATCGGCCGCGCGCTGTCCGGGCTGCCCGGCGTTCTGGAGGCCGAGGCGAACGCCGTCACCGGTCGCCTGCAACTGCACTGGGATCCGAAGCGCACGCCGCTCAGCACGGTGCTGGATCGCCTGGCCGCGCTGGGCTACCGGCCCCACCTGGCCACCGGCGAGGCCACCGAACAGGCTCGTCGCGCCGAACGCCGCGACCTGCTCAAGCGCCTGGCTGTGGCCGGCATCGGCACCCTGCAGGCGATGATGTTCGCCGAGGCGCTGTACCTGGATTTCCACCGGACCATGCCGGAGGCGACCCGCGATGCGCTGCGCTGGCTGACCATGGCGGTCAGCGCACCGGTGGTGTTCTACGCCGGCCGGCCGTTCCTGGCCGGGATGGCCAACGAGCTGCGCCTGCGCCGGTTCGGCATGGATACCCTGATCGCCACCTCGGTGCTGCTGGCCTGGCTGGCCAGCGTGGTCGAGACGGTGCGCGGCGGGCCGCACGTCTGGTACGACGCCGCGGTGATGTTCGTGCTGTTCCTGCTGGTCGCGCGCTACCTGGAGCGCATGGCCAGGCAGCGTGCGCAGTCGACCGTCGACGCGCTGGCGCGCGCCCGGCCGGCGCTGGCCTGGCGGGAAGGCTCCGGCGGCGGGGTGGCCCAGGTGCCCCTGCACGCCCTGGCCGCCGGCGACACCGTGCAGGTCCGCGCGGGCGAGGTGGTGCCGGCGGACGGCGTCCTGCTCGGCGCTGCCGCCGAACTCGACGAGGCCCTGCTCACCGGCGAATCGCGACCGGTGCTGCGCGCGGCCGGCGACACGGTGCTGGCCGGCAGCCTGGCGGTCGCACAAGGCCTGCGCATGCGGGTCACCGGCACCGGCGAGGACACCGTGCTGTCCGACCTGCTGCGCCTGGTCGAACGCGCCCAGGCGCAACGTCCGCGCGCCGCCCGTCTCGCCGACGCGGTGGCCGGCCGCTTCGTCCTGGGGCTGATCGCCTGCGCCGTGGCGATCGCCGCGGTGTGGTGGCGGATCGAGCCGGAACGCGCCTTCGAAGTCACCCTGGCGATGCTGATCATCTCCTGCCCCTGCGCCCTGTCCCTGGCCATTCCGGCGGCGCTGGCCGCCGCCCATGCGCGGCTCGCCGGCATCGGCGTGCTGGTCCTGCGCGCCGACGCCCTGGACGTGCTGGCGCGGGTCGACACCGTGCTGCTGGACAAGACCGGCACGCTCAGCACCGGCCAGTTCCGCCTCGCCGCCGTCGAGCCCTGCGCGGATCTCGATGCCGCGCAGGCGCTGGCCATCGCCGCCGCGCTGGAGCGGCACAGCCCCCACCCCATCGCCAGCGCCTTCGCCGGCATCGAGGCGCCGGCCGCGAACGCCGTGCGCGTGATCGCCGGCGCCGGCATCGAGGGCGAGGTCGACGGCCAGGCCTGGCGGCTCGGACGCGCCGGCTTCGCGGCCGAAGGAATGCCGGCATCCGACGCCGACGAAACCGGCGTGTGGCTGGGCGATGGCCGGCGGCTGGTCGCCCGCTTCCGGCTCGGCGACCGCCTGCGTGACGACGCCGCCGAGGCCTGCGCCCGCCTGCGCGCCCAAGGCCTGGCACTGGAACTGGCCAGCGGCGACGCGCCCGACGCCGTCGCCGCCGCGGCCCGGTCGCTGGCGATTCCGGTCCATGCCGCGCGCCAGCAGCCGCAGGACAAGCTCGCGCGGGTACGCGACCTGCAGGCGCAGGGCCGGGTGGTGGCGATGCTCGGCGACGGCGTCAACGACGCGCCGGTGCTGGCCGGCGCCGATGTCTCGGTGGCCCTGGCCAGCGGCGCGCCCAGCGCGCACCGGGCGGCGGACGTGGTGCTGATGGGGGGCAACCTGGTGCGCCTGCCGCAGACGCTGGCGGTGGCGCGGTCGACGCGCCGGGTGGTCCGCCAGAACCTGGCCTGGGCGCTGGCCTACAACCTGGTGGCCCTGCCGGTGGCGGCGCTCGGCCTGGTCACGCCCTGGCTGGCCGCCCTGGGCATGGCGCTGTCCTCGCTGCTGGTCACCGGCAACGCCCTGCGGCTGGCCGGCTCCGGCAGCGCCCGCGCACCGGAAGGCGCGCCGGCACGCGGGGCGGCGCCAACCCCCAGGCCTGCGCCGGGCCTGTCCGGGTGA
- a CDS encoding sulfite exporter TauE/SafE family protein, translating to MPIDLLTLSAAALTGLLGSVHCLLMCSGVATSLAAASDGGTGREAAAVAVSLNLGRVLGYAAAGALIAGLGAGVVHAIDVERLAWMLRLGVGAVLVLVGLRLLDGRDRLRAVAGVGQRAWRRLQPLGRRLLPATTLPRRLALGALWGWLPCGLSWSMLLVALFTVDAVNGALTMAAFGVGTLPAVLPLTWGSARLARRLSRPGSRRGLGLMVVLAGALTLAAPWLAQVPALHSLLGALGCRTLPGA from the coding sequence ATGCCGATCGACCTGCTGACGCTGTCCGCGGCCGCCCTGACCGGCCTGCTCGGCAGCGTGCACTGCCTGCTCATGTGTTCGGGGGTGGCCACCTCGCTGGCGGCCGCCAGCGACGGCGGCACCGGCCGGGAGGCCGCCGCGGTGGCCGTGAGCCTCAACCTGGGTCGCGTGCTCGGATACGCCGCCGCGGGCGCCCTGATCGCCGGCCTGGGTGCGGGCGTGGTGCACGCCATCGATGTCGAGCGCCTGGCCTGGATGCTGCGTCTGGGCGTCGGCGCGGTGCTGGTCCTGGTCGGCCTGCGTCTGCTCGACGGCCGCGATCGCCTGCGTGCGGTGGCGGGCGTCGGCCAGCGCGCCTGGCGCCGTCTGCAACCCCTGGGCCGCAGACTGCTGCCGGCGACCACCCTGCCCCGGCGGCTGGCGCTGGGTGCGCTGTGGGGCTGGCTGCCCTGCGGCCTGTCATGGAGCATGTTGCTGGTGGCCCTGTTCACCGTCGATGCCGTGAACGGCGCCCTGACCATGGCGGCCTTCGGCGTCGGCACCCTGCCGGCCGTGCTGCCGCTGACCTGGGGCAGCGCACGCCTGGCCCGGCGACTGTCCCGTCCCGGCAGCCGCCGGGGACTGGGCCTGATGGTGGTCCTGGCAGGCGCACTGACCCTGGCCGCACCGTGGCTTGCCCAGGTGCCGGCGCTGCACAGCCTGCTCGGCGCCCTGGGCTGCAGGACCCTGCCGGGCGCCTGA
- a CDS encoding FixH family protein, protein MNANDDSSRSSGPRSGGAMLWLVVLIPLATVVAGISTVVIATRTGSTDAVIDPVRRTAQVQDSDLRADREAARLGLSGQASLDPQTGAVRLSLAGDAAGAGRLQLTLAHPVRRSEDRDFELVPGGAGVWLGRLDGIDLEHDWNLLLATADGGWRLVGRLTAGSDGFELAAALPADG, encoded by the coding sequence ATGAACGCCAACGACGACTCCTCCCGATCCTCCGGCCCGCGCAGCGGCGGCGCCATGCTGTGGCTGGTGGTGCTGATCCCGCTCGCCACCGTGGTCGCCGGCATCAGCACCGTGGTCATCGCCACCCGGACCGGCAGCACCGACGCGGTCATCGATCCGGTCCGACGCACCGCCCAGGTCCAGGACAGCGACCTGCGCGCCGACCGTGAGGCCGCCCGGCTCGGCCTCTCCGGCCAGGCCAGCCTGGATCCGCAGACCGGTGCCGTCCGCCTGTCCCTGGCCGGCGATGCCGCCGGTGCCGGCCGGCTGCAGCTGACGCTGGCCCATCCGGTCCGCCGATCGGAGGACCGCGACTTCGAGCTGGTGCCGGGCGGCGCCGGCGTCTGGTTGGGGCGCCTGGACGGCATCGACCTCGAACACGACTGGAATCTGCTGCTGGCCACGGCGGACGGCGGCTGGCGCCTGGTCGGCAGGCTGACCGCGGGCAGCGATGGCTTCGAGCTGGCGGCGGCCCTGCCCGCCGACGGCTGA